From the genome of Xylocopilactobacillus apis:
ATATCCGATAAAGTATCAAGTACCGAACTATCCTCATCTGCTGCTACAAAACGACGAGAAATCTTACTTTGGTCAACCTGATCTCCCGGTTTTTTCCCAAAGCCGATCCCGTTTCCAATCACCACCCATTCTGTATTATTTTGATCCTTAACCAGAGCAATATTATTATTAAAATTTTTAACAAAAATCAATCTTTTAATCCCCCTGGCTAAGGCAAACAAAAAGCCTACCTTTTAATGAAATTCGATACATTAAAAGATAGGTTTATGCCCAAATTCAATCGGTAACACACCTTTTACGAACAATATTATATTAGTCTGTGAAACCGTTGTCAACACTTTTTTGATTTTAGGGAATTTAAAAACCTAACACTTTTTTGTTATTAATCAATTATCAATAACGATTTAATCGCTTCACGCTGATCCATTGCTTCATAAGCATCCTCAACTTGATCAAGTTTAAAACGTTTAGTAAAGACTTTACCAGGGTGGATTTTTCCATTCAAAACTGCATCTAACAATACTTTACGATCATCAGTTGTAACGCTGGCGATTCCGCCTCGTAAACCAATGTTCTTCCAAAATAGATTACTGGTATTCATTTCATTTTTTTGAGGAACTCCTACGCGCCCAACAACGGCACCAGGACGGCAGACTTTAACTGCAGTATCAACTGATTGTTCAGTTCCAACACATTCTAAAACTTCATCAGCACCATTCCCATTAGTTAAATCCATAACCTTTTTAACACCCTCATCACCACGTTCAGCAACAATATCGGTCGCACCAAACTCTTTTGCCAATCGCTGGCGATCCTCGTGACGACTCATCGCAATAATCCTTTTAGCACCTAGAAGCTTAGCTGAAATAACTCCACAAAGTCCAACGGCTCCGTCACCAATTACAACTACTGTATCCCCTGATTTAATCTCAGCGCTATCTGCTGCATGAAATCCTGTCGCCATAACATCTGCCAAAGCTAAAAGATCATTTAGCTCATCATCGCTATAATCACTAGGAAGTCCTGGAATTTTAACTAGTCCCCAAGAAGCGTTTTTATATCTTAAATACTCCCCTTGGTAACCAATTACTTCGTCATCAATTTTTGTTAAGCAATTCCCATCAAATCCGGCAAGACAAGCTGCACAATGACCACAACCATGGGTGAAAGGTACAACTACAAAGTCACCTACTTGAACATTTTTGACTGCCGAACCGATTTTTTCGACAATGCCGATAGCTTCATGTCCAACCGGAGTATTCTTTTCTCGCTTAGAGATTCCCCGATACCACCAAAGATCAGACCCGCAGACACAGGCTCTGACAACCTTGATAATTGCATCATGCTCTGATTTAATTTCAGGCATTGGGTAATCTCTTAATTCAATCTTGCCTGGTTCAATAAAAGTTGCTGTTTTCATCTTATTTATCTCCATAATAAAAGTTAGCTGTTGCTCCGCCATCAATTAAAAAAGTTGAGCCGGTAATAAACGCACCTGCTGAAGTCATTAATAACTGGGCCACATTTGCCACTTCATCGGCAATTCCTGGACGACCAGCAGGTGATTTAGCAAACATTTCCTTGTAAAAATCACCGCGAATGCCATTAAATTCATCTAAAGCCAATGGCGTAACAATAATTCCTGGAGCAATTGCATTTAATCTGGCTCCTCTTTTAGCCCAATTTAAAGCTTCAGCCATGACACGTTTTTCATTGCAGCGTTTAGCCAGCTGATAAGCATGAAGCGTGTCTTTTACATTTTCAGGCTTTAATAGATCTAAATCCAACAACTCCTCAGTCGGGGTTAAGGCTAGTAATCGATCCTCATCGGGCGTTAATGCTGGCATGCGGTGACCTGACTGACTAGTAATTGTAACCCCAACGCCATTTTCGGCAATAACTTTTCCTACTTCTTCTAACAATACCGCGGTACCATATAAATCAACCTTTAAAATTGCTTCAATTGAGGCCTGACTAGGAGATAATCCTGCGCCATTAACTAAAGTTGAGATTTCACCGTATTCTTGACCTTTATCTATCATCTTTTTAATTGAACTACGAGATGATAGATCCATCTCAATTGCTTCGACATCAAAACCAGCTTCTTCCATTACTTTTGCAATAGTTTGAGCATTGTTAATATTTTTATCACCTAAAATAATTTTTTGGTCGGCGCCAATTCTTCTGGCAATCGCCATACTAATTTGACCAGCACCAACAACTAACATTACTTTTTTCTTCATTTTAATCTCCTTTAATAAACGGGTCTGTTTTCTCCCTGGGTATCAGGATCTGCAATTCCTATACTTTCTTTAACATATAAATTTGGATCATCGATCAGTTTTAAAATAAACTCAGCAACACTTTTTCTTGAAACTGAAACTCCATTGTAAATTTCATTTCGTGTTGTAATTGAGTACTTAATTTCGTCGCGGTCATTAAGCCACGGCAAACGTAAAGTCGTATACTTAACACCTGATTCTGCTAGAAGCTGATCAGAATTACGAGCTGTTGCTAATCCTTTGGGACCAATTTGTTCAGCATTCCATTGGCCAAAAGCTCCAGGAACTTCATCGTAAATTCCAAGCACATTAGCTACCGCAACTCGACCTTTACCATTTGACTTCATTGCATGAATGACGTTTTTAGTAATCGAATTATCTGATTCATGATCGACTGTCGCTACAAAAATAAAATCCTGATCCTTTAAAGCTTCAAAAACTTCTTCTTCATTTCTTATATCTCCCTCGATTAACTTAACTTGCGGGTTGTTCTCTAAATTTTCTAATCGACTTTTATTTCTTAAAAATAAAGTTAATTCAACATCCGAAAATTGTGGGGCATTTAATATTTGTTCTTCAAATAAACGGGCAATTTGTCCATTAGCACCTAAAACAGCAATCTTTCTCATTTTTACCTCTTTGTTGGCGTGTTAATTCCAACACTCTCTCTTGCATACAAGCTATTATCTCTAACAAGTTTTTTTACTAAATCTGCAATCGAACTAATTGAAACATCGTGTCCGCCAAAGGGTTCTCCCTTTCTTGTAACCTCATATTCAACTGGTCCACTGGTAAACCATCCGGGCCGAATAACCGTATAATTTAGATCAGATCCTTCAATCACATCGGCAGCTTCACGATACGTTTTTAAGATTGGGTTTGTGCTAAGATTACCGCTTGCTCCAACCAAAGCTGGAATCTCATTATAGATCCCCATCGAAGAAATAAAAATTAATCGAGAAACGTGATTTCGATCCATCGCCTCAACAATGTTCTCAGCAAATTTCCCCAAGTCACCTGTTAAAGCGGCTAAAACTACATCTTGATCTTTCATTGCTTGATCAAGATCATTATTTTTTAGAACATCGCCTGCAATAATTTTCTTACGATCACTTGCATCAATCTGAGCCGCCGAACGAGCGAAAAGCGTCAATTGATCATCCGTTTCTTCTAGTAACGTTTTAGTAACCGCTGTTCCAACAGTCCCTGTCGCTCCAATAATTAAAACTTTTTTTGTCATAAATCCTCTTTCTTTAATATGTACTTGCTTCTTGATCAGTTATAAACCATCGTCCTTGGTCTTTAACAAAATACATTTTCATCTGCAGCGGCCAAGTATGCACTGCTCCACCGTTAACAATTGCCTTAACTTTATTCTGTCCTATTAAACTAGCATTATTATCATTTATTTTAATATCTTTAATTTTTTCTTCGACTGATGAAAAGTATTGAAATCCTCCGTTTTGAATTTGGTCAATCCACTCTAATTTTGGTTGAACATAACCTGTCATATGACGCAGGTGCATTGAAGGCACCAAAATTTTATTTAAAGTTGTAATATCTTTAGCAACCATTGCTTCATTTTCCTTGCGGTAAAGGTCAATGATTTGTTTCTCATCAGTTTTTGCCATTGGCTTCCTCTAACTCTGATGCAGCATTGTTTACACAACGTAATGTGTTCAAACTTCTTGGATAACCAATAAATGGTATATTCTGCGAAATAATTTTAATTAAAAACTCTTTATCATTACCTATTTTCATATTTGTCTTAGCATGAGATGTAAGTTGGGGTTCAACGCCTCCTTGTGCACTTAAAAAACAAAAAGTAATCATTTCACGCTGTTCTTTACTTAATCCTTTACGAGTATAATAATCTCCAAAACAATTATCAGTTAACCAATAATTTATGTGCTGACTCTCTTTGGGTCCTGATTTCCAAAAGCCTTTCATATGATCACCCAAAATTTCAACTTGGATTTTTTCGCCTGCTGCTAAACGATTATCAGTTGTTGTTTGAGCTTGCGGTTCTAGTGGAAGTTCGATTCCTTGTTTTTCAAAAATTGTATTAGTAGCTTTTAAAAAAGGAAAAACTCGACCAATTCCAAGGTATGCAACAGCTTGATAAACGATCTCTTTTATTTCGACTGGAGTAACTCCTAAATTTAAAGCTGCTGGAAGCATCATCTGAAATTCATCAATTCCTTGACAACCAATCAGGGTCGCTAAATTAGAAATAAGACGCGTGCGGTCATCGAGATCATCGTGATTAACAACTTCATCAAATGCAAAATTATCAAATCTTTCAATGAATTCTGGATCGGTTTTTAAAAACTTCGATTCATAACCTGGAAACATTCTCTCATGATATTTTTTTGCTTGATCACTGATTGCCATTTTTGTATCTCCTTATTCTTTTACTACCGTTATTTTAGATTTTGAAATTGTTGAAACCAATTCTAAAAATTGTTAATAACCATTAGTTTTGCTTATCAATTTTTTGACAGCAAAAAAGCCCCCGATGCCTTAGCACTAGGAGCTTAATTTTTATTTAGGATTAATGACCAAATGCTGATTAACAAAAGCCTCAATTCCCAAAGCACTTAACTCTCGACCATACCCAGAGTTCTTGATTCCGCCAAACGGCATATCAGGAGTTGATGACCATCCGGCGTTAATAAATGACATGCCGGTTTCAATTTGGGCTGCCACTTGATCAGCATGTTCAAGATTACTTGAAAATACTGTACCCCCTAACCCATAGCTAGAATTGTTGGCTAATTGAATTGCTTCAGCTTCGTCTTTAACTCGGTAAACAGAAGCAACTGGGCCAAATAATTCTTAGTTAAAGATCGGGTTATCATGATCGATGTCCGTTAAAATGGTTGGCATGAAAAATTGTCCCGGCAAATCAATAGGTTCATTGCCATAATAGACCTTTGCTCCTCCTTTAATTGCTGAATCCACCTGGGATTGGAGCTTTTCTTTGGCACTTTTAGAAGAAAGCGGTGCTAACGTTGTTGCTGGATCCATCGGATCACCCATTTTTACTTTCGAAAAGGCATCCTTCAACATTTCCAAAAATTGATCATACAGCGAATCCATTACAATAAACCGTTTTGAAGAAGTACAGACTTGTCCAGCATTGTATAAACGAGCTTGCGGAGCAACTTTCTTTACATCTTCCCAATTAGCATCATCTAGGATAATAAATGCGTCATTGCCGCCTAATTCTAACGTAGATTTCTTCAAAGCTTTACCAGCAGTTGAAGCAATTGAGGTTCCCGCGCGTTCAGAGCCTGTTAAGCAAACCCCTGCAACCCGTGGATCGTTAATCGCTGATGCCACTTGATCATAATTTAAGAACAAATTTGCTAATGTTCCAGCTGGAGCACCAGATTCTTCAACAAGTTCCGCAAACATTTTAACAGACATTGGACAAATTGAAGCTGTCTTCAAAATCATCGGGTTTCCGACCATGATGTTAGGAGCCAAAACTCGCATTACTTGATAAAGCGGAAAGTTCCAAGGTTCTACTGCAACAATCACGCCAGTAGCTTGCTTTAAATAATAAGCGTCTCCTAATTTAGTATCCAATTTTACAGGTTTTAATAATTCTGCCCCATGTTCTGCATAATATTCAGCAATCCAGATACATAAATCGACTTCTCCTTCTGATTCGGTCAAAAGCTTACCCATATCGTAAGTCATCGCTTTTGCCAAATCTTCGCGTTTTGTCTTCATCAAATCTGCGATGTTTTGTAAAATTTTGCTGCGGCTCTTTGGTTCTTCTTCACGCCACTCTTGATATAACCGATGACCAACTGTAATTGCCTTATTTAGGTCTTCATCAGTTGCGTTTTTGTATTCCTTTATAATTTCATTGCTATAAGGATAAATTGTTTTATATGCCATTGTTTTTCCTCCAATGTAAAAAATTGACTAGAATTTGTATCTATGATCGTTATTCAATATCAGTAGATGCTGCCATGTCTGTTTCAGACTGGTATTCATGTAATCTATCTGTTAAACGCAAAATTGTCTCTCGTAATGCTTTTGAACCAAGGACAACATGCAAAGGAGCCGGGGTTTGATCTACGGTTTCAATAATCCGACTCGCCATTTTAGAAGGATCGCCAGGTGCTAAACCATTTGCTGGATCAAGCATTTTAAGAAAATCATGAGTCGGAGTTTGGTCATATTCAGGCATTAAATTAGCAACATGAGCACTGCCGTAACGAAATTCAGTTCTTGCACCACCTGGTTCTATAATTGTTACACCAATGTTAAACGGTTTCAACTCCTGGGCAACTGCTTCACAAAAACCTTCAATCCCAAATTTGGTTGCATGATACATTGAATTACCCGGGTAAGCAACCTGACCGCCATATGATGAAATTTGAATAATACGGCCATGACCCTGCTTACGAAGATATGGAATAAATGAACGAATCATCTGAATAGAACCCGTTAAATTAGTTGCTAAAATTAAATTAACATCATCGTCACTTAATTCCTCGGCAGCTCCAAAAAGTCCATATCCGGCATTGTTAATTAAAACATCAATTTGTTTGTGTTTTGAAAATGCATCTTTCACTACTTGATGAATTTCATCAAGATTAGTGACATCAAGATGAGAGACATCCAATGTATCAGGAAAATTTTCTTGTAAATCTCTAATGTCTTTGTTGTCCTTACGAACGGTTCCAATTACTGTATCTCCGTTTGCAAGCAGCTGTTCTGTTAAAGCTTTACCAAACCCACTGCTGATTCCTGTAATTAACCATGTCTTACTCATTGTAGTTCCTCCACTAAGTTTATTATGGAAATATCGTAAAACTTCTTAATCCGGGAACCAATTTTAAAATCAAAATTTATTAATAAGATTTTCTTATCATCAATCAAATTGTTGTTTTAAAAGTTCGGCAAAGGTTTCAATATAATAGCCAGAGTTATCCTTTTTCCAATATGCATAATACTTTTGGTGAAGAGGTGTATTCCCGTTATACAAAGGCAAAACTCGATTAATTTGATGATCTATTTGACGGGCTGTTCGACTATTAGCAACTAAATATCCTTGATTAGCAGCCACTAAAAGCTGAGCTTCATCAAAAGTTTTAGCAACTTTAAATTGACTTTTTATTCCCAAGACTTCTTGATAATATTTTTCATCTTCAGATCGTTGTGGTGGATCAACAATTAAAATACATGGTAAATTACGTAATTCTGCAGCATCAATTTGGAGCTGATCTTTTGGAACAATTTCCTTAGCTACAATCGCAATAAAGTCAGTTTCGGTTAAAAATTCATTATTATACTCATCTGATAGTGCTCGACGTTGATCAGAAAAATTTAAATCAATCTGATCACTTCGTAGCAGTCCAAATAAAGTCTCATGCATCCCATTGGTAATTTGAACATTAACTTCTGGATATTGTTTTGAAAATTGAGCAACTGCCTGCAAAAATTCCTGTACCCCAAAGTTAACTAAGTAACCAAGTCTCAAAATATACGCATCTTTTTGGTGCTCTGCTAATCTTTGAGTCGAAACAACTACTCGATCAACATTGCGAACAATTTCTTGTGCTTCTTGATAAAAGTATTTCCCAGCTTCAGTCAGTTCAAAACTCCGACCTTTACGTTCAATTAATTTTGTCCCGATTGTATTCTCAAGTTCTTTAATTTGTTGAGAAATAGCTGATTGTGAAATATTGCATTCTTCAGCAGCACGCGTAAAGTTATGATGCTGAACTACTGAAATAAAATACTTCATTTGTTGAAACATAATTGATGCTTCCCTTTCTAAAAAAATCTCAATCTAACTTATAAACAATGGTTCCTGTTAAAAAATGGTCAATTGCTTTAAAAATCTCATTTGTTTGATCATGTTTTGGTGGGGATCAGACGTGATTAGTTTACGGTATTGGAGCCGTTTATTGACTATCACGCTAAAAATTATCAAAACTAATCCCGCAGCTATAGCCATTTTTCCATCCTCCTTAACCTTTAACCACTTCCTGAACTATTTTTAAAAAAGCATCAGCCGCATTAGATAAAGTACGATTTTTTCGCCAAACAAAATTAATCTCTGTACTTAATGCAGGACTTAGAGGTCGAAAAACTAAATTTGGAATATCAACAACTCTAATTAAGCGATCTATACAGTAAACCATCCCCACGTCTTCTTCCACCATCACTGCTGCGTTGAACAATAAATTATAAGTTCCAATAATTTGTTCCGCCGGAATCGGATGACCAAACCAATTTTCGATTTGACTAAAATTATAGTTTTGACGCGGAAAAATTGCTGGCATCTGTTCAACGTCTTGAGCTGTGATAACTTTTTTAGTGCTCAAAGGATTGGTCGGATGCATTAAGATCCCCCAAGTATCTTTAGAATCCATTGAAATAAAATTATAACCAGCAGTATTGGTTGGATCTATTAGTAAAGCAAAATCTAAAAATCCTGATTTTATCTTATAACGTAATTCGTCGCCGCTGCCGCTATAGAGATGAATATGAGTTTCTGGATAACGGGAACGCATTAATTTAATTGCCTTCGCAATTGGATGCATGGCTTGAGTTTCTCCGCAACCCAAATAAATATCCCCGCTGATTGACTTTTGATCGTTTAAATCATTTTTAGTTTTGGTAACCATACTTAGAATTTCTCTGGCCCGCTGTAAAAGATAGGTCCCATCATCAGTTAAGCTAAGCTGCCGACTGCCTCTGTCGGCTAACTTAACTCCTAATTCATTTTCCAGCGACTGTAGATGACGTGATAAGGCAGGTTGAGAAATATGAAGATTCTTAGCGGCTTTTGTAATGTTTCCGGTCTCTGCAATCATGACAAAATTTTGTAATTCTTCTAGCTCCATTTGTCTGTCCTTTTTTCTATGCTCTATAAGCATTGTTACTAATCAGATATTAGTATTTTACATTGTTTAACATCAACCATAAACTTTTTATTAGAAAGTAGGTGAATAAATGACAATTAAAGATAAAGTTGTCGTCATTACTGGTGCTTCAAGCGGCATTGGCGCTGCTAGTGCGAAATTATTATTAAAAAGTGGTGCTCACTTAGTTTTAGGCGCCCGTCGTACTGAACGGCTTCAATTATTAACTGAAGGTTTTGAAAAACAGGCAATTTTTCAAAAAACTGACGTGCGTGAACAAAATTCAGTTCAAAGTTTAATTGATTTAGCAGTAAATACTTTTGGCCGAATTGACGTGCTTTTCAATAATGCAGGAATTATGCCCATTGCCAATTTAAGTGCTAATCATCATGACGAGTGGGAATCAATGATTCAAACCAATGTGATGGGCGTATTAAATGGGATCTCTGCTGTAATTCCTGTTATGCATAAACAAGGATCAGGACAGATTATAACAACTGATTCAGTAGCAGGTCATGTTGTATTTCCTGGTTATGCCGTTTATTGCGGGACAAAATTTGCTGTTCGCGCAATCATGGACGGTTTAAGAAAAGAAGAACATTCTAACGGCATTAAAACTACTATTATTTCTCCAGGCGCTTCTGATACTGAACTATATCGCAGTAATCCAGATCCAGTGATGGCCAATGGTTTAATTGAATCATGGCACGAAAATGACGATAGTTCACTTAAACCTGAAGATGTCGCAGAAGCTCTGCTATACGCCATTGATACTCCTCAACATGTTAATGTTAATGAAATTTTAGTAAGACCTTTGGGTCAAGGAGATTAAAATGAAAACAATTTTAATTTTAGGGGCAAACGGAGCAACCGCTCAAATTGTTACCCAACGATTATTAGAGGAAACCTCTTACAATCTTAAATTGTATTTACGTAACTCTACTCGTTTATCAAAATATCAGACTCAACCAAAAATTTCGATCATTGACGGAGATGTCCAAGATCGTTCGACTTTACAACGGGCAATGAGGAATGTTGATCTAGTTTATTCTAACATTGGGGGCATTGATTTGGCTGCCTCAACTAAACAAATACTTGAATCAATGAAAGAATCTGATTGTAATCGCTTGTTATTTTATAGTGCACTTGGTGCTTTATATGAGGTTCCTGGTAAATTTGGTACTTGGAATGAACAGGCAATCGCCCCCTATTTACCAGGATTTCGTGAGTCCCACGAACTCATTGAAAACGAAGATCAAATCAATACTACT
Proteins encoded in this window:
- a CDS encoding zinc-dependent alcohol dehydrogenase family protein yields the protein MKTATFIEPGKIELRDYPMPEIKSEHDAIIKVVRACVCGSDLWWYRGISKREKNTPVGHEAIGIVEKIGSAVKNVQVGDFVVVPFTHGCGHCAACLAGFDGNCLTKIDDEVIGYQGEYLRYKNASWGLVKIPGLPSDYSDDELNDLLALADVMATGFHAADSAEIKSGDTVVVIGDGAVGLCGVISAKLLGAKRIIAMSRHEDRQRLAKEFGATDIVAERGDEGVKKVMDLTNGNGADEVLECVGTEQSVDTAVKVCRPGAVVGRVGVPQKNEMNTSNLFWKNIGLRGGIASVTTDDRKVLLDAVLNGKIHPGKVFTKRFKLDQVEDAYEAMDQREAIKSLLIID
- a CDS encoding SDR family oxidoreductase; this translates as MKKKVMLVVGAGQISMAIARRIGADQKIILGDKNINNAQTIAKVMEEAGFDVEAIEMDLSSRSSIKKMIDKGQEYGEISTLVNGAGLSPSQASIEAILKVDLYGTAVLLEEVGKVIAENGVGVTITSQSGHRMPALTPDEDRLLALTPTEELLDLDLLKPENVKDTLHAYQLAKRCNEKRVMAEALNWAKRGARLNAIAPGIIVTPLALDEFNGIRGDFYKEMFAKSPAGRPGIADEVANVAQLLMTSAGAFITGSTFLIDGGATANFYYGDK
- a CDS encoding NAD(P)H-binding protein, which translates into the protein MRKIAVLGANGQIARLFEEQILNAPQFSDVELTLFLRNKSRLENLENNPQVKLIEGDIRNEEEVFEALKDQDFIFVATVDHESDNSITKNVIHAMKSNGKGRVAVANVLGIYDEVPGAFGQWNAEQIGPKGLATARNSDQLLAESGVKYTTLRLPWLNDRDEIKYSITTRNEIYNGVSVSRKSVAEFILKLIDDPNLYVKESIGIADPDTQGENRPVY
- a CDS encoding NAD(P)H-binding protein; the protein is MTKKVLIIGATGTVGTAVTKTLLEETDDQLTLFARSAAQIDASDRKKIIAGDVLKNNDLDQAMKDQDVVLAALTGDLGKFAENIVEAMDRNHVSRLIFISSMGIYNEIPALVGASGNLSTNPILKTYREAADVIEGSDLNYTVIRPGWFTSGPVEYEVTRKGEPFGGHDVSISSIADLVKKLVRDNSLYARESVGINTPTKR
- a CDS encoding nuclear transport factor 2 family protein, producing the protein MAKTDEKQIIDLYRKENEAMVAKDITTLNKILVPSMHLRHMTGYVQPKLEWIDQIQNGGFQYFSSVEEKIKDIKINDNNASLIGQNKVKAIVNGGAVHTWPLQMKMYFVKDQGRWFITDQEASTY
- a CDS encoding carboxymuconolactone decarboxylase family protein, whose amino-acid sequence is MAISDQAKKYHERMFPGYESKFLKTDPEFIERFDNFAFDEVVNHDDLDDRTRLISNLATLIGCQGIDEFQMMLPAALNLGVTPVEIKEIVYQAVAYLGIGRVFPFLKATNTIFEKQGIELPLEPQAQTTTDNRLAAGEKIQVEILGDHMKGFWKSGPKESQHINYWLTDNCFGDYYTRKGLSKEQREMITFCFLSAQGGVEPQLTSHAKTNMKIGNDKEFLIKIISQNIPFIGYPRSLNTLRCVNNAASELEEANGKN
- a CDS encoding SDR family oxidoreductase encodes the protein MSKTWLITGISSGFGKALTEQLLANGDTVIGTVRKDNKDIRDLQENFPDTLDVSHLDVTNLDEIHQVVKDAFSKHKQIDVLINNAGYGLFGAAEELSDDDVNLILATNLTGSIQMIRSFIPYLRKQGHGRIIQISSYGGQVAYPGNSMYHATKFGIEGFCEAVAQELKPFNIGVTIIEPGGARTEFRYGSAHVANLMPEYDQTPTHDFLKMLDPANGLAPGDPSKMASRIIETVDQTPAPLHVVLGSKALRETILRLTDRLHEYQSETDMAASTDIE
- a CDS encoding LysR family transcriptional regulator is translated as MFQQMKYFISVVQHHNFTRAAEECNISQSAISQQIKELENTIGTKLIERKGRSFELTEAGKYFYQEAQEIVRNVDRVVVSTQRLAEHQKDAYILRLGYLVNFGVQEFLQAVAQFSKQYPEVNVQITNGMHETLFGLLRSDQIDLNFSDQRRALSDEYNNEFLTETDFIAIVAKEIVPKDQLQIDAAELRNLPCILIVDPPQRSEDEKYYQEVLGIKSQFKVAKTFDEAQLLVAANQGYLVANSRTARQIDHQINRVLPLYNGNTPLHQKYYAYWKKDNSGYYIETFAELLKQQFD
- a CDS encoding LysR family transcriptional regulator, which codes for MELEELQNFVMIAETGNITKAAKNLHISQPALSRHLQSLENELGVKLADRGSRQLSLTDDGTYLLQRAREILSMVTKTKNDLNDQKSISGDIYLGCGETQAMHPIAKAIKLMRSRYPETHIHLYSGSGDELRYKIKSGFLDFALLIDPTNTAGYNFISMDSKDTWGILMHPTNPLSTKKVITAQDVEQMPAIFPRQNYNFSQIENWFGHPIPAEQIIGTYNLLFNAAVMVEEDVGMVYCIDRLIRVVDIPNLVFRPLSPALSTEINFVWRKNRTLSNAADAFLKIVQEVVKG
- a CDS encoding SDR family oxidoreductase; this translates as MTIKDKVVVITGASSGIGAASAKLLLKSGAHLVLGARRTERLQLLTEGFEKQAIFQKTDVREQNSVQSLIDLAVNTFGRIDVLFNNAGIMPIANLSANHHDEWESMIQTNVMGVLNGISAVIPVMHKQGSGQIITTDSVAGHVVFPGYAVYCGTKFAVRAIMDGLRKEEHSNGIKTTIISPGASDTELYRSNPDPVMANGLIESWHENDDSSLKPEDVAEALLYAIDTPQHVNVNEILVRPLGQGD
- a CDS encoding NAD(P)H-binding protein, giving the protein MKTILILGANGATAQIVTQRLLEETSYNLKLYLRNSTRLSKYQTQPKISIIDGDVQDRSTLQRAMRNVDLVYSNIGGIDLAASTKQILESMKESDCNRLLFYSALGALYEVPGKFGTWNEQAIAPYLPGFRESHELIENEDQINTTEFRPAWLTDKDEINYEITSRNEHFKGTEVSRKSVADFVVKLIKDPTLYPNTSVGINKPGTDGDHPSWLN